Proteins found in one Polyangiaceae bacterium genomic segment:
- a CDS encoding BamA/TamA family outer membrane protein, with amino-acid sequence MGFPVSACATAVVLLLWCGASAAAEADGEPDPPGSWGVVPLPLLSYAPETELVLGGMAGGYVKSETPKTHDTTFLALAAISTKGQAIFGGGLDAHLLRDQMLVGVELMLRRFPDTFYGVGNDTPLSAAEDFSSDDFSYELRPMVRAANHLYFGVVKHVWFSRVREREPGGLLASDAVTGASGGRSMGVGVAGTYDSRDNTINATQGVYVLAKATTYRRELGSQFDFGAYLLDARTYLSPGPGHVIALNAFVDARSGDAPFYQLAQLGGRNKLRGHYEGRYRDELLGLIQTEYRFPIVGILSGVAFGGVGDVAEKVDDFLSHGLKYSAGGGARVLLDPKGRVNAAVDFGYAGDQTGLYVSLGEAF; translated from the coding sequence GTGGGCTTCCCTGTCTCGGCTTGCGCGACCGCCGTCGTGCTGTTGCTTTGGTGTGGGGCGAGCGCCGCCGCGGAAGCCGACGGCGAGCCGGACCCGCCAGGATCTTGGGGCGTCGTGCCGCTGCCGCTCTTGAGCTACGCGCCGGAAACGGAGCTGGTGCTCGGAGGCATGGCCGGCGGCTACGTGAAGAGCGAGACGCCCAAGACCCACGACACCACGTTCTTGGCGCTCGCGGCGATCTCGACTAAGGGGCAGGCGATCTTCGGAGGCGGGCTCGATGCCCACTTGCTCCGCGACCAGATGCTGGTCGGCGTGGAGCTCATGCTCCGGCGTTTCCCGGACACGTTCTATGGTGTTGGCAACGATACGCCGCTGTCGGCCGCAGAAGACTTCAGCAGCGACGACTTCTCCTACGAGCTCCGCCCCATGGTCCGCGCAGCGAACCATCTCTACTTCGGGGTGGTGAAGCACGTCTGGTTCTCCCGAGTCCGGGAGCGTGAACCCGGGGGCCTGTTGGCGTCGGACGCGGTGACCGGGGCGTCCGGCGGCCGATCCATGGGCGTGGGCGTCGCGGGCACCTACGACTCGCGGGACAACACCATCAACGCCACCCAGGGCGTGTACGTCCTGGCCAAGGCGACGACGTACCGCCGAGAGCTCGGCTCTCAGTTCGATTTCGGAGCGTACCTCCTGGATGCCCGGACGTACCTGAGCCCGGGACCCGGGCACGTGATTGCGTTGAACGCGTTCGTCGACGCTCGCAGCGGCGACGCGCCGTTCTATCAGCTCGCCCAGCTCGGTGGCCGCAACAAGCTTCGCGGGCACTACGAGGGACGTTACCGCGACGAGCTCTTGGGCCTGATTCAAACGGAGTATCGATTTCCGATCGTCGGCATCTTGAGCGGAGTGGCCTTCGGCGGCGTGGGCGACGTCGCGGAAAAAGTGGACGACTTTCTTTCGCACGGCCTCAAGTACTCCGCCGGCGGCGGCGCGCGGGTGCTGCTCGACCCGAAGGGCCGCGTGAACGCGGCGGTCGACTTCGGCTACGCGGGCGACCAGACGGGGCTCTACGTCAGCTTGGGGGAGGCGTTCTGA
- a CDS encoding serine/threonine protein kinase gives MASSTPSVWEHGFWSGAAAGSTEDARAFQQQRVALFLRFIFIVLAVFFVIDTASGLNERGAASLTEAGSLVHGSITLCFLLGWLFVRRGDHSAAVLGAVEAGATMVMLLGVAAIARTIPPDTITEGPILATALTLVARAAIIPSRGTRTLVLGLLATVIVSIGYALRSGDRESLVGFASIWTLAFTAASSLVSRVIYGLQKNVREARRLGQYVLEQKLGEGGMGTVYRARHALLRRPTAIKLLAPDRAGADNVARFEREVRQTARLSHPNTVTIYDYGRTPDGVFYYAMELLEGADLGEIVELGGAMPTARVVHVIASVAGALSEAHGVGLIHRDIKPANIVLCQQGGMPDVAKVVDFGLVKELGEAGMTEAGSLTGTPLYMAPEAITAPESVDGRSDLYALGAVTYYLLTGRHVFEGKSVMEVCAQHLTQDPDPPSLHASNPIPEALERLVLECLEKDPAKRPPTALAVIERLFALEGVQGWTPHEARDWWNTHGPSLLARRDGPADELGKTLAVDLEGRRSEISA, from the coding sequence ATGGCCTCGAGCACACCGTCCGTGTGGGAGCACGGCTTCTGGTCCGGCGCTGCGGCGGGCTCCACGGAGGACGCGCGCGCTTTCCAGCAGCAGCGCGTCGCGCTGTTCTTGCGCTTCATTTTCATCGTACTGGCCGTGTTCTTCGTGATCGACACGGCGTCCGGCCTGAACGAGCGCGGTGCCGCGTCGCTGACCGAGGCCGGCAGCCTGGTACACGGGAGCATCACGCTGTGCTTCCTCTTGGGCTGGCTGTTCGTCCGACGCGGCGACCACTCCGCCGCAGTGCTCGGCGCGGTGGAAGCGGGGGCCACGATGGTCATGCTGCTGGGCGTCGCCGCCATCGCGCGTACCATTCCTCCGGACACGATCACCGAAGGACCGATCCTCGCCACCGCGCTCACTCTCGTGGCCCGCGCGGCCATCATCCCCAGCCGGGGCACCCGAACGTTGGTGCTCGGCCTCTTGGCGACGGTGATCGTGAGCATCGGCTACGCTTTGCGCAGCGGGGATCGCGAGTCGCTGGTGGGCTTTGCCAGCATCTGGACGCTGGCCTTCACTGCGGCCTCGTCCCTGGTTTCGCGGGTCATCTACGGACTGCAGAAGAACGTTCGAGAGGCCCGCCGGCTCGGCCAGTACGTGCTCGAGCAAAAGCTCGGCGAGGGGGGCATGGGAACCGTGTACCGCGCTCGCCACGCGCTGCTTCGACGACCGACGGCGATCAAGCTGCTGGCTCCGGACCGAGCCGGCGCGGACAACGTGGCGCGCTTCGAACGCGAGGTGCGGCAGACCGCGCGCTTGAGCCATCCGAACACGGTCACCATCTACGACTACGGACGCACGCCGGATGGCGTCTTCTACTACGCGATGGAGCTGCTCGAAGGTGCGGACTTGGGCGAGATCGTGGAGCTGGGCGGCGCGATGCCGACCGCGCGAGTGGTGCACGTGATCGCGTCCGTGGCGGGGGCGCTCTCCGAGGCCCACGGCGTGGGGCTCATCCATCGCGACATCAAGCCGGCGAACATCGTGCTGTGCCAACAGGGCGGCATGCCGGACGTCGCCAAGGTGGTCGACTTCGGGCTGGTGAAGGAGCTCGGGGAGGCAGGCATGACGGAAGCCGGCTCCTTGACGGGTACGCCGCTGTACATGGCTCCCGAGGCCATCACGGCACCCGAGTCGGTGGACGGTCGCAGCGACTTGTACGCTCTCGGCGCGGTGACCTACTACCTGCTCACCGGGCGCCACGTGTTCGAAGGCAAGTCGGTGATGGAAGTGTGCGCCCAGCATTTGACCCAGGATCCCGATCCCCCGTCGCTCCACGCTTCGAACCCCATCCCGGAAGCGCTGGAGCGACTGGTGCTGGAGTGTCTGGAGAAAGATCCCGCGAAGCGGCCCCCGACGGCGCTGGCCGTGATCGAGCGGCTGTTCGCCCTGGAAGGCGTGCAGGGCTGGACGCCCCACGAGGCTCGCGACTGGTGGAACACCCACGGCCCCTCGCTCCTGGCGCGGCGCGATGGCCCGGCGGACGAGCTGGGCAAGACCCTGGCCGTGGATCTGGAGGGGCGGCGCTCCGAGATCAGCGCGTGA